The sequence ACGCCATGATGTCATCAGCAGCCAACGACAATCGCCCATCATGAGGCGCGCTGTTATATACGCACGGTACTCCACGGACCTACAGAACGATCAATCCGTCGAGGACCAAATCAGATTGTGCAAGGCTCATGCCGAAAGACTGGGCCTTCAAGTCGTTCAGGAATACTTCGATCGTGCCAAGTCAGGAGCGTCGATGTTTGGCCGTCCTGGCTTGTCGACCCTTATGCAGGCTGCCGAGCTAGGGTCATTCGAGGTGCTGGTATCGGAGGCGCCTGACCGCATCTCACGCGACATTGCCGACCTCGCGCATATTCATAAGAGCCTGTCGTTCCGCGGTGTCGAAATGAACTGCGTCAACGGCGGCAAGATGGATACCGTCCAGATCGGCATGTATGGCGTAATCGGCCAAATGCAGCGCGAGGAAGGCGCCAAGAAGGTCAAGCGCGGCATGGTGGGCGTCGTGCGCTCCGGTCGAAACGCTGGCGGCAAGGCATATGGTTATCGCCCCGTTCTTGGCAAGAAAGGTGAGCTCGAAATCGTCGAGGAGGAAGCCGCGACGGTGCGGAGAATATTTGAGCTCTACGCCACCGGCATCGCCCCGCGCACGATTGCCGCGACATTGAACGCCGACGGCGTCCCGGCGCCGCGTGGGCTGCGCTGGAACGGCTCGACTATCAACGGCAATGGCCAACGCGGCAACGGTATCCTGCGAAACCCCATCTACGCCGGTAAGCTGATTTGGAACCGCGTTCACATGGTGAAAGATCCATCCACCGGCCGCCGCATATCGCGCATTAATCCAGAGAGTGAATATGAGGAGATCGACGCGCCTCACCTTCGTATTGTCGACCAGTCGCTTTTTGATGCTGTGCAGGCACGGAAAGAGGCGACAGGAGGCGCACGCGCGCGCGACGTTCCGAAGTCCAAGCGGTTGCTTTCCGGTCTGTTGCGTTGTGGCTGCTGTGGCGGCGGTATGGCGCTTATGGGGGTGGACCGCAGCGGCCCGCGCATCCAGTGCAGCACCTATCGGGAATCCAGAAGTTGCACCAACGGCGCCCGCTACTACATCGAAAAAATCGAGCGTCAGGTTCTCGACAGCCTGCGCATCCAGTTTGCCGACACGGCCATCATTGACGAGTACGTGAAAGCCTATCGCGAAGAACGCCGCCGAATTGAAGCCGAGGCACGTAGAAACCGAAGCACTTCCGAGAAAGCGCTTGTCGATGCCAAGGCCGGCATTACGCGAATCGTCGAGCGAATCGCAAAGGGTCTGATCGAAGACGACGAGGCTTCAGCGCTGCTGCTGCCACTGCGGCAGGAACGCGATCGACTGGAGCGAGAGCTCGCCGCAAGCGAGGCGCCGTCGAACGTCATTGAACTCCATCCGCAGGCCGTGAGGCGCTTCCGCGAGAATGTGGAGCAACTCTCCGACATCGTCGCAACAAAGACCGGCACGGTTGACGTTGGCGCGGCAAGCGCCTTCCGCCAGTTGGTGGCGGCCGTTATCGTTCATCCAAGGGAGAAAGGAGAGCCGTACACGATCCAAATCAAAGGATACTTGTCGAGCCTGATTGATTCCACACGGTCGGCTAAATCGTTGGTAGCGGAGGAGGGATTCGAACCCCCGACACAAGGATTATGATTCCTCTGCTCTAACCTACTGAGCTACTCCGCCGCCGGGTGCCGAGCCATGGATTCCGCGAGGAGCGGGTCGGCTGGACGGGCGGCTTATAAGGTGCTGTTCCGCCAGGTGTCAAGCAATGTCTGCAGGAAAGTGTGAACTTTTCCCATTGCTCCCGACCGCGGCTTCTCAAGCCGCCGCCGGCGCCTGCAAAAGCGCCTTCAGAGCCGCTTCGGCGCCGGGCTCGCGCTCGGACTTGCGGATGAATCCGCCGCCGTAGACACGGGCGTCCTCGCCAGTGCCGGAATAGAGAGCGCAGGCCTGGCCCGGCGCGATGCCGGCCTCCCCTTCCGCAAGCTCGACATAGAGGCCGTCAGCGTCGCTCTTCAACACGGCCGGCGCCGGCTGGCGTGTGGAGCGCACCTTGGCAAAGCAAGCAAAGCCCTCTGCCGCCGCCTCTTCGAGCTCGCCATCGCCCAGCCAGTTGACGTCGCGCAAATAGACGCGGCGGGTCTCGAGCGCTTCCCTGGGGCCAACGATGACGCGGCGCGAGCGGGCGTCGAGATAGACGACATAGAGCGGCTCGCCGGTCGCAACACCGATGCCGCGCCGCTGGCCGATCGTGTAGTGCAGAATGCCTTCGTGCGTGCCGAGCACACGGCCATCGAGATGGACGATTTCGCCCGCGAGCGCGGCATTGGGCTTCAGCTTCGAGACGATGTCGCTGTATTTGCCCTGAGGCACGAAGCAGATGTCCTGACTGTCGGCCTTTTTGGCGACAACGAGGCCCATGTCTTCGGCGAGCGCTCGCGTCTCAGTCTTGGAAAGACCGCCGAGGGGAAAGCGCAGATAGTCGATCTGCTCCTGTGTGGTCGCAAACAGGAAATAGCTCTGGTCACGCTCGGCATCGGTCGGCCGGTAAAGCGCGCGCTGGCCGGCATAGCGTGGCTTCGGGCTCGGCCGCGAGCGGATGTAGTGGCCGGTGGCGAGCGCATCTGCACCAAGCTCCTTGGCGGTCGCCAGCAGATCCGCGAATTTGACCGTCTGGTTGCAGGCGACACAGGGAATCGGCGTTTCGCCCGCGATATAGCTTTCGGCGAAGGGATTGATCACCGTCTCGCGAAAGCGCGCCTCGTAATCGAGCACGTAATGGGGGATGCCGAGCGTCTCGCAGACGCGACGCGCATCGTCGATATCCTGGCCCGCGCAGCAGGAGCCGGCGCGATGCACGGCCGCGCCATGGTCGTAAAGCTGCAGCGTGATGCCGAGAACGTCGTAGCCTTCGCGTTTGAGCAGGCCTGCCACGACGGAAGAATCGACGCCGCC is a genomic window of Sinorhizobium numidicum containing:
- the mnmA gene encoding tRNA 2-thiouridine(34) synthase MnmA; protein product: MNSLDFDRKPEDTRVVVAMSGGVDSSVVAGLLKREGYDVLGITLQLYDHGAAVHRAGSCCAGQDIDDARRVCETLGIPHYVLDYEARFRETVINPFAESYIAGETPIPCVACNQTVKFADLLATAKELGADALATGHYIRSRPSPKPRYAGQRALYRPTDAERDQSYFLFATTQEQIDYLRFPLGGLSKTETRALAEDMGLVVAKKADSQDICFVPQGKYSDIVSKLKPNAALAGEIVHLDGRVLGTHEGILHYTIGQRRGIGVATGEPLYVVYLDARSRRVIVGPREALETRRVYLRDVNWLGDGELEEAAAEGFACFAKVRSTRQPAPAVLKSDADGLYVELAEGEAGIAPGQACALYSGTGEDARVYGGGFIRKSEREPGAEAALKALLQAPAAA